One genomic window of Trichlorobacter lovleyi includes the following:
- a CDS encoding DUF1566 domain-containing protein has product MKRSSFATVLMVLVCAILCSISTYAATIQLPATGQTKCWDTTGTEIACAGTGQDGEIQAGKAWPDPRFADNGNGTVTDNLTGLIWSKDANPANVTKSWQEALDYVKALNIQNYMGYNDWRLPNINELISVIYYQGGDFPIWYNAQKISNIALSYYWSSTTCAANNETISAWNISLSGNIYCFGKQNPSYYVWPVRGVSSKVIAKTGQTSCWSAEGALLASCFGTGQDGELQTGVSLPQQRFVDNSILESDNKTITDNLTTLIWSKDTNPAGIAMPWQDALNYVSTLNAINYQGYSDWRLPNVLELSSIVDRRQNLLVSWLASQGFENLSTTIYWTSTSTAYSTSAKYVHFINGHSYYANSYKSKNYFVWPVRGGRGGKLGDLSISPTTTSFPSLYPSDTASKVFTVGNTLLTNATVTSLSITGSNAADFSLSDGCSGTTLISKTSCNITVNFTPHSCGIQNATLNVGTDQGNLTAALSGSSCGVGPAAVGGVVRDATTKLPISGASITVGGSGPYTTDMGGKYLAENLTSGTLSLVAIKSGYEIKRENITLFPDKSSLHDIYLQPSSSGLRVTSVTSKYSNGKPYYFLPKEYIGSQTVNVTFTVDVDWNGKTPDYVKFITPRATYYEYTFGLTAPVSRTFNMSTEFDPCTTLKVVAVDSNSNESSVATADFMVAKNIGDPLPLYQFVDDGGSFSYRNNSSYGDDDSKKQLNFYNLSLDLANFSESFFKDQKFVFKLMPTVSFEYDSIDQAKYRIDWGDKNKGNIFNEKYKEHGKLETFKKDFFKYVKDNKLDGKLPSIGFDSVSLTFFPYVDIKAEFNPASCQNNDQGWKYGGEIGVAIDGQINKAVQGVIFTPPPVIVPVPWYGKMKLEGKGEASFAATGPDITGGDLSGKLTLQPKLSFTLGVGIDELFGGEITASGGFGVSLPKPLDDSSVNVSAEILASLYVTLYRYDVVILSGSKCLLGSCNDPLFKLSAETLLSGSGPGAFKPIPRDYLKSVVPADFKAAPSYTVKQVSTATQEYSVASAPVITSTFPVSSASLSSNGSNVNLLWLKDNTARTLMNRTMLQHASFDGATWSTPVAVADNGTADFNPSSLTFSDGSMVAVWEDLKTTLPDTAQLEDMTPLMEIAAAVYDPTTKTWGTAVRLTNNGNLDRTPKLAGKDKNNLLLTWISNSQNDLVGSATKPNSLYAAIFNGTVWSTPQLLASIPNAIKRYSVVYDGTVANIVLALDTNNDTSTLEDLELYRLTNSGGTWGGLTRLTTDAVIDDNPQLALDSSNNVVMTWVKGNELSSVVNFDFANRTVIRTEDSYSSTLADYKQAQATDGKVAVIYADNSEDSTSDLFGLFYDPVFKVWGEPKQLTFDAETEQWPSIAFLGADTIISVYNRKLLINPDGTPTTGALTDLYMLKHTMGDDLALEAGSLVSDPRNPAPGTTVTLSAVAQNLGDKVAQNIPVTFYNGDPANGGTSIGTATITGPFKPGAVQTVTVPWTTPAGTTPLTVYAVIDPNSAIDTLNRANNVISSPLAQPDLSIRNITWEKLAATKYSMIVTVANIGGTASAASTVTLHNGSSTGPVIATLTVPTLQRFASVDLAYIWDASATIQPYYTVVGMVDEANLIAESDELNNSFTAVLDGNLQDISVLPNPLSGTANIGQTSTALLTIRNAGTAPLTVSGITKSGTDATAFTVAPSGDNACPGMTPTIQAGLSCTIGVSITPTALVTKTATVTIASNDPDTPSVAVPVSVTGVDSGAPVISAFVMPATVKTKTIPFTTLTATDNVAITGWVVTETSTPPSAGDAGWLATKPTGYAVSSNGFKVLNVWAKDAAGNVSAPVQASTAVSIPTLTTTINGVGTVSSVPAGISCSNATCTALFDDATNVTLTASSSSIVTFGGWSGACTNLTGTCALSMTADKVVTATFNLAPKAKIGSSGYGSFADAYAAAGNNDVIMLLEDNLTLSTVINKSVTLQGGYKSDYTRSTSGYTVLEGTLIIGSGSVVADRIIIGSPTGGPDF; this is encoded by the coding sequence ATGAAGCGATCATCGTTTGCCACAGTTTTGATGGTTTTAGTATGTGCCATTTTATGCAGTATTTCCACTTATGCCGCAACTATTCAGTTACCAGCCACCGGGCAGACCAAATGCTGGGACACTACTGGCACTGAAATAGCCTGCGCCGGAACAGGGCAGGATGGCGAAATACAGGCTGGTAAGGCTTGGCCAGATCCTCGTTTTGCCGATAATGGCAATGGTACAGTGACGGATAATTTAACCGGGCTGATTTGGAGTAAGGATGCTAATCCCGCAAATGTTACTAAATCTTGGCAGGAAGCTTTGGATTATGTAAAAGCTCTAAATATACAAAATTATATGGGATATAACGATTGGCGTTTGCCAAATATAAATGAATTAATAAGTGTAATTTATTATCAAGGAGGAGATTTTCCAATATGGTATAACGCTCAAAAAATATCAAATATCGCACTAAGTTATTACTGGTCTTCGACAACGTGTGCAGCAAACAATGAAACTATTAGTGCTTGGAATATTTCTCTTTCTGGAAATATCTACTGCTTCGGAAAACAAAATCCGTCTTACTATGTTTGGCCAGTTAGAGGAGTGTCGTCAAAAGTAATAGCAAAGACTGGTCAGACTAGTTGTTGGAGTGCTGAAGGGGCTCTTTTGGCTTCGTGTTTTGGAACAGGTCAGGATGGAGAGTTGCAGACAGGAGTTTCTTTGCCGCAGCAACGCTTTGTTGATAACAGTATTCTAGAGTCCGATAATAAAACAATTACTGATAACCTAACTACTCTTATTTGGAGTAAAGATACTAACCCAGCCGGAATTGCTATGCCATGGCAAGATGCGTTAAACTATGTTTCAACATTGAATGCAATTAATTATCAAGGGTATAGCGATTGGAGATTACCAAATGTATTGGAATTAAGTAGCATAGTTGATAGACGCCAAAATTTATTGGTGTCTTGGTTGGCATCTCAAGGTTTTGAAAATTTGTCCACTACAATATATTGGACATCTACCAGCACCGCTTATTCAACTAGTGCTAAATATGTTCATTTCATTAACGGTCATTCTTATTATGCTAATAGTTATAAAAGTAAAAATTATTTTGTTTGGCCAGTTCGTGGAGGTCGAGGTGGCAAGTTAGGAGATTTATCTATTTCTCCTACCACTACCAGCTTTCCATCCTTGTATCCCAGTGATACCGCCTCAAAGGTTTTTACTGTCGGCAACACCCTTCTAACAAACGCCACCGTCACCAGTTTAAGCATAACCGGTTCCAACGCTGCCGATTTCAGTCTTTCTGACGGCTGTTCCGGAACAACTCTCATTTCTAAAACAAGCTGTAATATTACGGTTAACTTTACCCCGCACAGTTGTGGCATCCAGAATGCTACCCTGAATGTAGGTACAGATCAGGGCAATCTAACAGCCGCTCTATCTGGCAGCTCCTGTGGTGTAGGACCTGCAGCAGTGGGCGGTGTTGTCCGTGATGCAACCACCAAACTGCCAATAAGCGGTGCAAGCATAACGGTTGGCGGTAGTGGTCCCTATACAACGGATATGGGCGGGAAGTATCTTGCTGAAAACCTTACCAGCGGCACCCTAAGCCTTGTAGCCATAAAAAGTGGTTATGAAATAAAGCGAGAGAATATTACTCTGTTTCCAGATAAGTCTTCTTTACATGATATTTATTTACAACCTTCCAGCAGTGGACTCAGAGTTACCTCGGTTACCTCAAAGTATTCCAACGGCAAGCCGTATTATTTTCTACCCAAAGAATATATTGGCAGCCAGACAGTTAATGTAACCTTTACTGTGGATGTGGACTGGAATGGAAAAACTCCGGACTATGTGAAATTTATAACGCCACGTGCTACCTATTATGAATATACATTTGGTTTAACAGCACCAGTAAGTAGAACATTCAACATGTCTACTGAATTTGATCCTTGCACGACATTAAAGGTAGTAGCCGTAGACAGTAATTCAAATGAATCCTCTGTTGCCACTGCGGATTTCATGGTGGCAAAAAATATTGGTGATCCTCTTCCTCTTTATCAATTTGTTGATGATGGAGGTTCATTTTCTTATAGAAATAATTCAAGCTATGGAGATGATGATAGCAAAAAACAACTTAATTTTTATAATTTAAGTCTTGATCTTGCTAATTTTAGTGAGAGCTTTTTTAAAGATCAAAAATTTGTTTTTAAATTGATGCCAACTGTTTCGTTTGAGTATGACAGTATAGATCAGGCTAAATACAGAATAGACTGGGGCGACAAAAATAAAGGTAATATTTTTAATGAAAAATATAAAGAGCATGGAAAGCTTGAAACATTTAAAAAGGATTTTTTTAAATACGTAAAAGACAATAAATTAGATGGAAAGTTGCCTTCTATTGGTTTTGATTCAGTCTCTCTAACTTTTTTCCCGTATGTCGATATCAAGGCAGAATTTAATCCCGCTTCATGTCAAAATAATGATCAAGGCTGGAAATATGGTGGCGAAATTGGGGTGGCAATAGATGGACAAATAAACAAAGCTGTCCAGGGCGTTATTTTTACCCCACCTCCAGTGATTGTTCCAGTCCCTTGGTATGGCAAGATGAAACTTGAGGGTAAGGGAGAGGCCTCGTTTGCTGCTACTGGTCCTGATATTACAGGGGGAGACCTCTCAGGGAAACTTACACTACAACCTAAACTTTCTTTTACGCTTGGTGTGGGTATTGATGAACTCTTTGGAGGTGAAATTACGGCATCTGGCGGCTTTGGTGTGAGCCTACCAAAACCTCTTGATGATTCAAGTGTTAATGTGTCTGCTGAAATACTGGCATCTTTATATGTGACTTTATACCGATATGATGTAGTAATTTTGTCTGGTTCTAAATGCTTGCTTGGTAGTTGTAATGATCCTTTATTTAAGCTTTCGGCTGAAACATTATTGTCAGGCTCGGGACCTGGTGCTTTCAAGCCCATCCCGCGTGATTACCTTAAATCCGTAGTTCCAGCTGACTTCAAGGCAGCCCCCAGCTATACGGTCAAACAGGTTTCAACTGCCACCCAAGAATACAGCGTCGCTTCAGCCCCTGTGATTACCTCTACCTTTCCTGTTTCTTCCGCCTCTTTGTCTTCCAACGGCAGTAACGTCAACCTGCTCTGGTTAAAAGATAACACAGCCCGAACTCTCATGAACCGTACCATGCTGCAACACGCCAGCTTTGATGGCGCCACCTGGAGCACACCGGTGGCTGTGGCTGATAATGGTACGGCTGACTTTAACCCCAGTTCTTTAACCTTTAGCGATGGTAGCATGGTTGCGGTCTGGGAAGACCTTAAAACCACCCTGCCGGATACTGCGCAACTGGAGGATATGACGCCGCTGATGGAGATTGCTGCTGCGGTGTACGATCCCACCACCAAAACCTGGGGGACTGCTGTTCGTCTGACCAATAACGGTAATCTTGACCGAACCCCCAAGCTTGCTGGCAAAGACAAAAACAATCTGCTTTTAACTTGGATTTCCAACAGCCAGAATGATCTTGTGGGCAGTGCAACCAAGCCTAACAGCCTGTATGCCGCCATCTTTAACGGCACTGTCTGGAGTACACCACAACTACTGGCCAGCATCCCTAATGCTATCAAGCGTTACAGTGTGGTCTATGACGGCACTGTTGCCAATATCGTTCTGGCTTTGGATACTAATAACGATACCAGCACGCTGGAAGATCTGGAACTGTACCGACTGACCAACAGCGGCGGAACTTGGGGGGGGCTGACCCGGCTGACAACTGACGCTGTTATTGACGACAACCCTCAACTTGCTCTGGACAGCAGCAACAACGTAGTCATGACCTGGGTTAAGGGAAATGAACTTTCAAGCGTAGTGAATTTTGACTTTGCCAACCGGACGGTTATTCGCACTGAAGACAGCTACTCTAGCACCCTGGCAGACTACAAACAGGCGCAGGCCACTGATGGCAAGGTAGCCGTCATCTATGCTGACAACAGCGAAGACAGTACCTCTGACCTTTTTGGGCTGTTCTATGATCCAGTCTTCAAGGTCTGGGGTGAGCCAAAGCAATTAACCTTTGATGCTGAAACCGAGCAGTGGCCATCCATCGCCTTCCTGGGGGCTGACACCATTATTTCTGTCTATAACCGTAAGCTGTTGATTAACCCAGACGGCACCCCAACAACCGGTGCCTTAACCGACCTCTATATGCTCAAGCACACCATGGGAGATGATCTTGCCCTTGAGGCAGGTAGTCTGGTTTCTGATCCACGTAATCCTGCCCCCGGTACTACCGTAACCCTGAGTGCTGTGGCACAGAACCTTGGAGACAAGGTTGCTCAGAATATACCGGTTACCTTCTACAACGGTGACCCTGCCAATGGCGGCACCAGTATCGGTACGGCAACCATTACAGGGCCATTCAAGCCGGGTGCCGTACAGACCGTGACCGTACCCTGGACCACACCGGCAGGTACAACACCCCTCACGGTCTATGCAGTCATAGATCCAAACTCAGCCATTGATACCCTGAACCGTGCCAACAACGTGATCAGTAGCCCGTTGGCTCAGCCGGATCTCTCTATTAGAAACATTACCTGGGAAAAGCTGGCAGCCACCAAATACAGCATGATTGTTACGGTAGCCAATATTGGCGGTACTGCTAGCGCAGCCTCAACTGTTACTCTGCATAACGGCAGCAGTACCGGACCGGTTATTGCCACACTGACAGTGCCGACATTACAACGCTTTGCCAGCGTAGACCTGGCATACATCTGGGATGCCTCTGCCACGATACAGCCATATTATACGGTAGTGGGAATGGTGGACGAAGCTAACCTGATTGCAGAAAGTGATGAACTGAATAACAGCTTTACCGCAGTACTGGATGGCAACCTGCAGGACATCAGTGTGCTCCCTAATCCACTGAGCGGCACTGCAAACATTGGACAGACTTCAACCGCCCTGTTGACTATTCGGAATGCCGGTACCGCACCACTTACTGTATCCGGTATTACGAAGTCTGGTACCGATGCAACTGCATTCACCGTTGCGCCATCAGGTGACAATGCCTGCCCTGGCATGACACCCACCATTCAGGCGGGGCTGTCCTGCACCATTGGTGTAAGTATTACCCCAACTGCGCTGGTAACCAAGACTGCCACCGTAACCATTGCATCCAATGACCCTGATACACCCTCGGTGGCCGTTCCTGTGAGCGTTACCGGTGTTGATAGTGGCGCTCCTGTTATCAGCGCCTTTGTCATGCCGGCAACCGTCAAGACCAAAACCATTCCGTTTACCACCCTTACTGCTACAGACAACGTGGCTATTACCGGTTGGGTGGTAACAGAAACAAGCACACCTCCATCGGCGGGAGATGCCGGTTGGCTAGCAACAAAACCTACTGGCTATGCGGTCAGCTCAAATGGGTTTAAGGTGTTGAATGTCTGGGCCAAGGATGCTGCCGGTAATGTCTCTGCGCCGGTGCAGGCGTCTACCGCTGTTAGTATCCCAACACTGACCACAACCATTAACGGTGTTGGGACCGTCAGCAGTGTACCGGCAGGTATCAGCTGTTCCAATGCTACCTGCACTGCATTGTTTGATGACGCAACAAATGTCACCCTTACCGCCAGTTCCAGCAGTATTGTCACGTTTGGTGGTTGGAGTGGTGCTTGCACAAACCTAACAGGCACATGTGCCTTAAGCATGACTGCTGATAAAGTGGTGACTGCCACTTTCAATCTGGCACCTAAAGCGAAGATTGGTAGCAGTGGTTATGGAAGTTTTGCCGATGCCTATGCAGCAGCAGGTAATAATGATGTTATCATGTTGCTGGAAGATAATCTGACGCTTAGCACCGTAATCAATAAATCTGTAACCCTGCAAGGAGGGTATAAGTCAGATTATACCAGAAGCACCAGTGGTTATACTGTGCTGGAAGGGACACTGATTATTGGTAGCGGTAGTGTTGTTGCGGATAGAATAATAATTGGCTCACCAACCGGCGGACCTGATTTTTAA
- a CDS encoding Ig-like domain-containing protein produces MKYRLSTVFAVTIVSMLSLATAASAAVSYTYDPLNRLININYGNGASITYTYDAAGNISQITRVGNDNIAPTVTSTFPANGATGVATSIDITATFSEAMNASLFNSSTFTLSGPSGAVSGIVSYSGVIATFTPSVPLSIASNYTATITTQVTDQAGNPLSSNKVWTFTTAGSSTASLDVSIVGSGNVTSSPAGIACNSGTCSNSFTQGSSVILTAYPDSISLFTGWGGCTSATNSCNLTLDANKAVTAYFSNAPKAVVLSNGYGYDSLQNAYTDAQAGDVLYLLEDTLPISTIINKALTLQGGYKADFTRTTSGSTVLQGVLTIGTGSLKVDRVTIQ; encoded by the coding sequence ATGAAATATCGTTTGTCAACAGTCTTTGCCGTAACCATTGTCAGTATGCTGTCCCTTGCAACCGCTGCATCTGCCGCGGTCAGCTATACCTATGACCCGCTTAACCGCCTGATCAACATTAATTATGGCAACGGTGCCAGCATCACCTACACCTACGATGCTGCCGGTAATATCAGTCAGATAACCAGGGTAGGTAATGACAACATTGCGCCGACGGTAACAAGTACCTTTCCTGCCAATGGGGCAACCGGTGTGGCAACCTCCATCGACATCACCGCCACCTTTTCAGAGGCGATGAATGCCTCGCTGTTCAATAGTTCTACCTTTACCCTCTCGGGTCCTTCCGGCGCTGTCAGTGGTATCGTGTCTTACAGCGGCGTTATTGCAACATTTACGCCTTCAGTACCTCTGTCAATCGCTTCAAACTATACTGCAACCATTACAACCCAGGTAACTGACCAGGCCGGTAATCCTCTTAGCTCAAACAAGGTCTGGACTTTTACGACTGCCGGTAGCAGCACTGCAAGCCTGGATGTGAGTATTGTCGGCTCTGGTAACGTCACCAGCAGCCCAGCAGGTATAGCCTGTAATAGTGGTACCTGTAGCAACAGTTTTACCCAAGGCAGCAGTGTAATACTGACAGCTTACCCGGATAGTATCTCGCTCTTTACTGGTTGGGGCGGCTGCACAAGTGCCACAAACAGTTGCAATCTTACCCTGGATGCCAATAAGGCAGTGACGGCCTACTTCAGCAACGCCCCCAAGGCGGTGGTTTTAAGCAACGGCTATGGATACGATAGTCTGCAAAATGCCTATACTGATGCCCAGGCAGGAGATGTGCTGTATTTACTTGAAGACACCCTGCCGATTAGCACAATCATTAACAAGGCGTTAACTCTGCAAGGTGGTTACAAAGCAGACTTCACCAGAACCACCAGCGGCTCAACTGTTCTTCAAGGTGTGCTAACTATCGGGACCGGCAGCTTGAAGGTGGATAGGGTTACCATTCAATAG